One genomic segment of Caldimonas brevitalea includes these proteins:
- a CDS encoding ATP-binding protein, translating into MAEQHEPYLFLEDRPTLWPHTPAERTLPADIERRLQQSHESVFADRDRASSLVEEAVLLARAGGDPSVLARTLYRGASVMHHLRRPDRAYVLCLEAQPMLERLDDRWRATKVLMLRGRCCLAVNEHERARTLLTEAALRFESMDNRTELARSYNLLALAHCLAGELEQAVRSAERAVVTLPSSENPLLEIRLRHNQAFFHYQLGRQQADLGNPAAAREEYARAAAALPDIHTFDVGRWDPAGADVLGTIASVAMINGDARTTRLALAKLATWARRWDSPMERGLAWLRFAEFRDRLGRQGSSIACARRAVAYLTGVPMESNLPAALRLLADLLEQVGDLQGAYEAYREATRVESEQQREAISLRAALLSLDLEAEQELRRSEQTLAYAQRLSNVGHLVAGVNHELNQPMASIRLLAEMTIELIERGEHEEVRRSIESMLKLSTHLRDLTFKLAAFPVPSACHPEPVDLASAVSEAMGNLRSRLTQTPCEIVVELPPLSVRAQEGRLVRVIANLLNNALDVLEGRAHRRISVSCTASDTDVTLTVVDSGPGLSEPVLERLFQPFFSTKTAGRGLGLGLALSRDAVREMGGELTARNAPHGGAVFEIRLPRHHAGAKGPGATG; encoded by the coding sequence ATGGCCGAACAGCACGAGCCCTATCTGTTTCTGGAAGACCGTCCCACCCTCTGGCCGCACACGCCGGCAGAGCGGACGTTGCCGGCCGACATCGAGCGACGGCTGCAGCAATCGCACGAAAGCGTGTTCGCCGACCGCGACCGCGCGTCGTCGCTGGTGGAAGAAGCGGTGCTGCTCGCCCGTGCCGGCGGTGACCCGAGTGTGCTCGCCCGCACGCTCTACCGCGGCGCGAGTGTGATGCACCATCTGCGCCGACCCGACCGTGCCTATGTGCTGTGCCTGGAGGCGCAGCCGATGCTGGAACGGCTGGACGACCGGTGGCGCGCCACCAAGGTGTTGATGCTGCGCGGCCGCTGCTGTCTGGCGGTGAACGAGCATGAGCGCGCCCGCACGCTGCTGACCGAGGCGGCGCTGCGTTTCGAGTCGATGGACAACCGCACCGAACTGGCGCGCTCCTACAACCTGCTGGCCCTGGCCCACTGCCTGGCCGGCGAACTGGAGCAGGCGGTGCGCTCGGCCGAGCGCGCAGTGGTGACGCTGCCCAGTTCCGAGAACCCGTTGCTGGAGATCCGCCTGCGCCACAACCAGGCCTTTTTCCACTATCAGCTCGGCCGGCAGCAGGCGGACCTCGGCAACCCGGCAGCCGCCCGCGAGGAATACGCCCGCGCCGCCGCGGCCCTGCCCGACATACACACATTCGACGTCGGTCGCTGGGACCCGGCCGGCGCCGACGTGCTGGGCACCATTGCGAGCGTCGCGATGATCAACGGCGACGCTCGCACCACCCGGCTCGCACTCGCCAAGCTGGCCACCTGGGCCCGCCGTTGGGACAGCCCGATGGAGCGCGGGCTGGCGTGGCTGCGCTTCGCCGAGTTTCGCGACCGCCTGGGCCGGCAGGGCTCGTCGATCGCCTGTGCACGGCGCGCGGTGGCCTACCTCACCGGGGTGCCGATGGAGTCCAATCTGCCGGCGGCGCTGCGCTTGCTGGCCGACCTCCTCGAACAGGTGGGCGACCTGCAGGGCGCCTACGAGGCCTATCGGGAGGCGACACGGGTCGAGTCGGAACAGCAGCGCGAGGCCATCTCGCTGCGCGCGGCCTTGCTGTCGCTCGACCTCGAAGCCGAGCAGGAATTGCGGCGCTCCGAGCAGACCTTGGCCTATGCGCAGCGGCTCTCCAACGTCGGCCATCTCGTCGCCGGCGTGAACCACGAATTGAACCAGCCGATGGCCTCGATCCGCTTGCTGGCGGAAATGACGATCGAGCTGATCGAGCGCGGCGAACACGAAGAAGTGCGCCGCAGCATCGAGTCGATGCTCAAGCTCAGCACCCATTTGCGTGACCTGACCTTCAAGCTGGCCGCCTTTCCAGTGCCGTCGGCCTGCCATCCGGAGCCGGTCGACCTGGCCAGCGCCGTCTCGGAGGCCATGGGCAACCTGCGCTCGCGGCTGACGCAAACGCCGTGCGAGATCGTCGTCGAGCTGCCGCCGCTGTCGGTGCGGGCCCAGGAGGGTCGTCTGGTGCGCGTGATCGCCAACCTGCTCAACAATGCACTCGACGTGCTGGAGGGCCGCGCGCACCGGCGCATCTCGGTGTCCTGCACCGCCAGCGACACCGACGTGACCTTGACGGTCGTCGACAGCGGCCCAGGCCTCTCGGAGCCCGTGCTGGAGCGCTTGTTCCAGCCCTTTTTCTCGACCAAGACCGCCGGGCGCGGCCTGGGCCTCGGCCTGGCGCTGTCCCGCGACGCGGTGCGCGAGATGGGGGGTGAGCTGACGGCCCGCAACGCGCCGCACGGAGGGGCGGTGTTCGAGATCCGCCTGCCGCGGCATCACGCTGGCGCCAAAGGCCCCGGCGCGACCGGCTGA
- a CDS encoding CesT family type III secretion system chaperone — protein sequence MGAERYAELLQELCLVTGLGDPETVLQTRTLEVEGFTVVLDHVENDPDAMYLQFDFGTVTAGRTLVVFRLMLESNLLVYAQDQAQLGLNPDTGNVLLIVRVPLSYEIDGSWLAELLVHYTEHGRYWRDHLLKSSDEMFEGLGAGQYMWIRG from the coding sequence ATGGGAGCCGAACGTTACGCCGAACTCTTGCAAGAGCTGTGTCTCGTCACCGGTCTGGGTGATCCCGAGACCGTGCTGCAGACGCGCACACTGGAAGTCGAAGGTTTCACCGTGGTGCTGGACCACGTCGAGAACGATCCCGACGCGATGTACCTGCAGTTCGACTTCGGCACCGTGACCGCGGGGCGGACCCTGGTGGTGTTCCGCCTGATGCTCGAGTCCAACCTGCTGGTGTACGCGCAAGACCAGGCCCAGCTGGGCCTGAACCCGGACACCGGCAACGTGCTGCTGATCGTGCGCGTGCCGCTGTCCTACGAGATCGACGGCAGCTGGTTGGCCGAACTGCTGGTGCACTACACCGAACACGGCCGCTATTGGCGCGACCACCTGCTCAAGTCATCCGACGAAATGTTCGAAGGCCTCGGAGCGGGCCAGTACATGTGGATCAGGGGGTGA
- the sctS gene encoding type III secretion system export apparatus subunit SctS has translation MDYENVIQLTSQAMLLCLLVSLPVVLVAAGVGLLVSFVQAITSLQDATIGQAAKLIAVTVTLLLAAPWGAAAVFEFAQSVFKTAVA, from the coding sequence ATGGACTACGAAAACGTCATCCAGCTGACCTCTCAGGCCATGCTGCTGTGTCTGTTGGTGTCCCTGCCGGTGGTTCTGGTGGCCGCCGGGGTCGGCCTGCTGGTGTCCTTCGTGCAGGCCATCACCTCGCTGCAGGACGCCACCATCGGCCAGGCCGCCAAGCTGATCGCGGTGACCGTCACCTTGCTGCTGGCCGCGCCCTGGGGCGCGGCGGCGGTGTTCGAGTTCGCCCAGAGTGTCTTCAAGACCGCTGTGGCCTGA
- the sctR gene encoding type III secretion system export apparatus subunit SctR — protein MNPTAQPIEVLPLIVIAFAVGLLPFTAMMVTSYTKIVVVLGLLRNALGVQQVPPNMVINGLALIISGYIMAPLAMDSYDQMLRQGIGSSASQQVGQVFNVAREPVRKFLDKHAHEREKAFFLKSAGAVWPAERAKELKKDDLIVLAPAFTLSELTEAFKIGFLLYIAFVVVDLIIANVLLALGLSQVSPTQLSIPFKLLLFVVLDGWSTLMHGLVLTYR, from the coding sequence ATGAACCCGACAGCACAGCCCATTGAAGTCCTGCCGCTGATCGTCATCGCCTTCGCGGTGGGGCTGTTGCCCTTCACCGCGATGATGGTGACGTCCTATACCAAGATCGTCGTCGTGCTCGGCCTGTTGCGCAACGCGCTGGGCGTGCAACAGGTGCCGCCCAACATGGTGATCAACGGGCTGGCCCTGATCATCTCGGGCTACATCATGGCGCCGCTGGCAATGGACTCGTACGACCAGATGCTGAGGCAAGGCATCGGCAGCAGCGCCAGCCAGCAGGTCGGTCAGGTCTTCAACGTTGCGCGGGAGCCGGTGCGCAAGTTTCTCGACAAACATGCGCACGAGCGCGAGAAGGCGTTTTTCCTCAAGTCTGCCGGCGCCGTCTGGCCCGCCGAGCGCGCCAAGGAGCTGAAGAAGGACGACCTGATCGTGCTCGCCCCCGCCTTCACGCTGTCGGAGCTGACCGAGGCGTTCAAGATCGGCTTCCTGCTGTATATCGCCTTTGTCGTCGTCGACCTGATCATCGCGAACGTGCTGCTGGCACTCGGCCTGTCGCAGGTGAGTCCGACGCAGCTCTCCATCCCGTTCAAGCTGTTGCTGTTCGTGGTGCTGGATGGTTGGTCGACATTGATGCACGGGCTGGTGCTCACCTATCGCTGA
- the sctQ gene encoding type III secretion system cytoplasmic ring protein SctQ — MHPGSPLAIKSLEACLPTVTPTAARAARLLHDARLAPWWRELGAAAPPMACRAAPTGPQYRLRIASDAGPVELRLASRHLAGLAVAGAADLSEPLRALAAEALIGPLLQTLAAWGLGATRPVALHAVEPTSAPDAAGVWSVVRGAQGTELWLAFETLPRPLAERVGELARRTPTRCETLRRRLAMPAAAVLGERPASVALLRSLSPGDVLLLPEPGAGLPGAPCWLRWRTGTAQQLYASARLDTDSLTIEGEPNMADEPHAPYTDAIEDEAGQPAAMSGPLDQLDIPVRFEVDTVPVPLAELEALRPGYVVELAASVTAAPLRLTAYGQLIAHAEMVAVGDRLGARITRMVVQDEPDSTAH; from the coding sequence ATGCATCCCGGCAGCCCACTCGCCATCAAGTCGCTCGAAGCCTGCTTGCCGACGGTCACCCCGACGGCTGCGCGCGCCGCACGGCTGCTACACGACGCTCGCCTGGCGCCCTGGTGGCGCGAGCTGGGCGCCGCAGCACCCCCCATGGCTTGCCGCGCAGCGCCCACCGGACCGCAGTACCGGCTGCGCATCGCGTCCGACGCGGGGCCGGTCGAACTCCGGCTCGCCTCGCGTCATTTGGCCGGTCTGGCGGTCGCCGGTGCGGCCGACCTGTCCGAGCCGCTGCGCGCGCTCGCCGCCGAAGCCCTGATCGGCCCGCTGCTGCAAACGCTGGCCGCGTGGGGCCTGGGGGCGACGCGGCCGGTCGCCTTGCACGCCGTGGAGCCCACCTCCGCCCCGGATGCGGCGGGGGTGTGGAGCGTCGTGCGCGGCGCCCAGGGCACCGAGCTGTGGCTGGCATTCGAGACGCTGCCGCGCCCGCTGGCCGAGCGGGTGGGCGAGCTGGCCCGTCGCACGCCGACACGTTGCGAGACGCTGAGACGCCGGTTGGCGATGCCGGCGGCCGCCGTGCTGGGAGAACGACCTGCGTCGGTCGCGCTGCTGCGCAGCCTGTCGCCAGGCGATGTGTTGCTGTTGCCCGAGCCCGGCGCCGGCCTTCCGGGCGCTCCCTGCTGGCTGCGCTGGAGGACCGGGACGGCCCAGCAGCTCTACGCAAGCGCCCGCCTCGACACCGATTCACTGACGATCGAAGGAGAACCGAACATGGCCGACGAGCCGCACGCCCCCTACACCGACGCCATAGAGGACGAGGCCGGCCAACCGGCGGCCATGTCGGGCCCGCTGGATCAACTCGACATCCCGGTGCGCTTCGAAGTCGACACCGTGCCGGTCCCGCTGGCCGAACTGGAGGCCTTGCGCCCGGGTTATGTCGTCGAGCTGGCCGCATCGGTGACGGCGGCTCCGTTGCGGCTGACGGCGTACGGGCAACTCATCGCGCATGCCGAGATGGTGGCGGTCGGCGACCGCCTCGGTGCACGCATCACACGCATGGTGGTCCAGGATGAACCCGACAGCACAGCCCATTGA
- the sctP gene encoding type III secretion system protein SctP encodes MTHSRVPIKSHKLQVPQDAGAARPPPAGHDKRLTFADLLRQRRSTASPPLPPASGSLEAAGEASAGASLDEDRPGLDALTDSDGSGSDSSDDHGRPDEQELSAELALQELAPVESSSAADRAASGEVGAATAVQWSRADERRVAYVVDTVARFCNDRAVANSDGWQVSMKLRPDVLPETVLHLGLSPHWLLLRFDIHDEQALALVFSHREQLVERLEAALDRRRDISITFS; translated from the coding sequence TTGACCCACTCGCGCGTGCCGATCAAGTCGCACAAGCTCCAGGTGCCGCAGGACGCTGGTGCCGCCCGCCCGCCGCCGGCAGGGCACGACAAGCGACTGACCTTTGCCGACCTGCTGCGTCAACGCCGCAGCACCGCGAGCCCACCGCTGCCGCCGGCATCGGGGTCGCTTGAGGCGGCCGGCGAGGCGAGCGCCGGAGCGTCGCTCGACGAAGACCGGCCCGGGCTCGACGCGCTGACCGACTCCGACGGCAGCGGCTCGGACAGCTCCGACGACCACGGAAGACCCGACGAACAGGAGCTGTCTGCGGAGCTGGCCCTGCAGGAGCTCGCGCCCGTCGAGTCGTCGTCGGCGGCGGACCGCGCGGCCTCCGGCGAGGTGGGGGCGGCCACCGCGGTGCAGTGGAGCCGTGCAGACGAACGCCGTGTCGCCTATGTCGTCGACACCGTGGCGCGCTTTTGCAACGACCGCGCCGTCGCCAACAGCGACGGCTGGCAGGTCAGCATGAAGCTGCGGCCGGACGTGCTGCCCGAGACGGTGCTGCATCTGGGGCTTTCGCCGCACTGGTTGCTGCTTCGCTTCGACATCCACGACGAGCAGGCCCTGGCCCTAGTCTTCTCACATCGCGAGCAACTGGTCGAGCGGCTCGAAGCCGCACTCGACCGGCGCCGCGACATCTCAATCACCTTCAGCTGA